One Flavobacteriales bacterium TMED191 genomic window carries:
- a CDS encoding arsenate reductase ArsC, with translation MKKIIFLCTGNSCRSQMAEGFAKEMLKDKNHIVQSAGVMPDTLNEIAILVMKEEGIDISSQYSKKIETFDLGSFDIVVTVCDKAKGYCPVVKHVNLLHYSFYDPVLATGTKNQKLIVYRKVRDQIKTMVNNLLLNYNILCQETN, from the coding sequence TTGAAAAAAATTATCTTTTTATGCACAGGTAATTCTTGTAGAAGCCAAATGGCGGAGGGTTTTGCTAAAGAGATGCTTAAAGATAAAAACCATATAGTCCAAAGTGCCGGTGTTATGCCTGATACTCTAAATGAAATAGCAATTCTTGTGATGAAAGAAGAAGGTATTGATATTTCAAGTCAGTATTCAAAGAAAATAGAAACCTTTGATTTAGGTTCGTTTGATATTGTTGTAACTGTTTGTGATAAAGCAAAAGGTTATTGTCCTGTTGTTAAACATGTTAATCTTCTCCACTATAGTTTTTATGACCCAGTTCTCGCCACAGGTACCAAAAACCAAAAGCTTATTGTTTACAGAAAAGTCAGAGATCAAATTAAAACAATGGTAAACAACTTATTACTTAATTACAATATATTATGTCAAGAAACAAATTGA
- a CDS encoding DUF4399 domain-containing protein, whose translation MKRLYILMLLMIFIGCKSNKNQDSNNIKVENTSSKVFFKNLNNGDTLQSPVIVEMGVRGMKIKPAGKLEAGTGHHHIILNSKFVQYGEIIPMDKTHLHYGKGDTVASVPLEKGEHTLTLQFANGLHMSYGEQFSNTISIYVK comes from the coding sequence ATGAAAAGACTCTATATACTTATGTTATTGATGATTTTTATAGGATGTAAATCCAATAAAAATCAAGATTCAAATAATATCAAAGTTGAAAATACTTCCTCAAAGGTGTTTTTCAAAAATTTAAATAATGGTGATACATTACAGAGCCCTGTTATAGTTGAAATGGGTGTTAGGGGAATGAAAATTAAACCTGCTGGAAAATTAGAGGCGGGTACAGGTCATCATCACATTATTTTAAACAGTAAATTTGTTCAGTATGGAGAAATTATTCCGATGGATAAAACACATTTACATTACGGTAAAGGAGATACTGTGGCTAGTGTTCCACTTGAAAAAGGTGAGCATACTTTAACATTGCAGTTTGCAAATGGTTTACATATGTCATATGGAGAGCAGTTTAGTAATACAATTAGTATTTATGTTAAATAA
- a CDS encoding ATP-binding protein — MTIDKQNVISILNDISSNDLSGFILNESIKKIDVNGVNIELDILVTNPTLQFKEKIRLEIQRIISKVYPKAQISINFIFEKSNENNSVSSIKNIIAIASGKGGVGKSTISSNLAIALQKKGLKVGLIDADIYGPSIPLMFDAQDSRPKQQKIKDATLMLPIESYGVKIMSIGFFSNPDEAIVWRGPMATKALKTIINETYWGELDYLLIDLPPGTSDIHLSLVQTVSITGALIVTTPQPVALVDASKAISMFNSKNINVPILGIVENMSWHIVDEQKYYLFGRDGGKTLSASKGIPLLAEIPLNQSIRVAGDVGRPAALQDSSLSSLFTNLSNKVVESTNNRNKDLPTTKKVEITHNRGCN; from the coding sequence ATGACTATTGATAAGCAAAATGTTATTTCTATTTTAAACGATATTTCATCCAATGATTTATCAGGATTTATTTTAAACGAATCTATAAAAAAAATAGATGTAAATGGAGTAAATATTGAACTAGATATATTAGTTACGAATCCTACCTTACAATTTAAAGAAAAAATAAGATTAGAGATTCAAAGAATAATCTCAAAAGTATATCCAAAAGCACAAATCAGCATTAATTTTATATTTGAAAAATCTAATGAGAATAATAGTGTCTCTAGTATTAAAAATATTATTGCTATTGCATCTGGTAAAGGGGGCGTTGGTAAATCAACAATATCTTCAAATTTAGCTATTGCTTTACAAAAAAAGGGATTGAAAGTTGGTTTAATTGATGCAGATATATATGGCCCCTCAATTCCACTAATGTTTGACGCACAAGATTCACGACCAAAACAACAAAAAATTAAGGATGCTACTTTAATGTTGCCAATTGAGAGTTATGGCGTAAAGATTATGTCTATCGGTTTTTTTTCTAATCCGGATGAAGCAATTGTATGGAGAGGGCCAATGGCTACTAAGGCATTAAAAACTATTATTAATGAAACATATTGGGGAGAGTTAGATTATTTATTGATTGACCTCCCACCTGGAACTAGTGATATTCATTTAAGCCTTGTGCAAACAGTTTCAATAACAGGAGCTTTAATTGTTACTACTCCTCAACCTGTAGCTTTAGTCGATGCGAGTAAGGCTATTAGTATGTTTAATTCAAAAAATATTAATGTCCCTATTTTAGGAATAGTTGAAAATATGTCATGGCATATTGTTGATGAACAAAAATATTATTTATTTGGCCGAGATGGAGGGAAAACACTATCTGCTTCAAAGGGTATTCCTTTATTAGCAGAAATCCCTTTAAATCAAAGTATTAGAGTAGCTGGAGATGTTGGTAGACCAGCAGCTCTACAAGATAGTAGTTTATCATCTCTATTTACTAATTTGTCAAATAAGGTGGTGGAGAGTACAAATAATCGGAATAAGGATTTACCAACTACAAAAAAGGTTGAAATAACACATAATAGAGGTTGTAATTAG
- a CDS encoding acyl transferase, which produces MDINNYIKNIFQIKSLDEFNNYALQLFRYQYNFNVLYREYVNLLGCEISKIKNYQSIPFLPIDFFRNNKVTTHQKKHEAVFFSSGSTNSLRSKHYVFNTDIYVKSLISSFNFFFKDPKLYTILCMVPSFKKNPNSSLAFMCNQMITKSKNKKSGFYLNKKEKLKSVIKNCEQKKEKYILFGLSFELLHFAKDSNINIEYGLVIETGGTKKNQTRIIKEDMHKQLKKYFKSDTINSEYGMAELLSQSYCLDSSLFYSPPWKKILIRDKTNPLKIIPENQRGYINIIDLANIYSCGFIATNDLGYSRNGGFDIIGRGQNSTQRGCNLMI; this is translated from the coding sequence ATGGATATAAATAATTATATAAAAAATATCTTTCAAATAAAAAGTTTAGATGAGTTTAATAATTATGCTCTACAACTATTTAGATATCAATACAATTTTAACGTCTTGTATCGTGAATATGTAAATCTTTTAGGCTGTGAAATTTCAAAAATAAAAAACTACCAATCTATTCCTTTTTTACCAATTGATTTTTTTCGAAATAATAAAGTAACTACACATCAAAAAAAGCATGAAGCCGTTTTTTTCAGTAGCGGAAGCACAAATAGTTTAAGATCAAAACACTATGTTTTTAACACAGATATATATGTAAAATCTTTAATATCGTCTTTCAACTTTTTTTTCAAAGATCCAAAACTATATACGATACTATGTATGGTGCCTAGTTTTAAAAAAAATCCAAATTCCTCATTAGCTTTTATGTGTAATCAAATGATTACAAAAAGCAAAAATAAAAAAAGTGGATTCTACCTAAATAAGAAAGAGAAATTAAAATCCGTAATTAAAAATTGCGAACAAAAAAAAGAAAAATATATTTTATTCGGACTAAGCTTTGAGCTACTTCATTTTGCAAAAGACAGTAATATTAATATTGAGTACGGATTAGTAATCGAAACAGGAGGCACTAAAAAAAACCAAACGCGTATAATAAAGGAAGACATGCATAAGCAATTAAAAAAATACTTTAAATCAGACACTATTAATTCTGAATATGGCATGGCTGAATTATTATCTCAATCATATTGTTTGGACAGCTCATTATTTTACTCTCCCCCATGGAAAAAAATATTAATTCGAGATAAAACAAACCCACTCAAAATAATTCCGGAAAATCAACGAGGATATATTAATATTATTGACCTTGCAAATATTTATAGCTGTGGATTTATTGCAACAAATGACCTTGGTTATTCACGTAATGGTGGATTTGATATAATTGGGAGAGGCCAAAACTCTACCCAAAGAGGTTGTAATTTAATGATTTAA
- a CDS encoding NifU family protein, with the protein MKENLLTRVNQGLNAIRPYLATDGGDLELVKISSDFIVFISFKGACKACDVNQMTLKLGIEESVKKYAPEIISVETID; encoded by the coding sequence ATGAAAGAAAATTTATTGACTCGCGTAAATCAGGGATTAAATGCAATACGTCCGTATTTAGCTACAGATGGGGGAGACTTAGAATTGGTTAAGATTTCTTCAGATTTCATTGTTTTTATTAGTTTTAAGGGAGCTTGTAAAGCCTGTGATGTTAATCAAATGACACTAAAGCTTGGTATAGAGGAATCTGTCAAGAAATATGCTCCCGAAATTATTTCGGTTGAAACAATAGACTAA
- the trmB gene encoding tRNA (guanosine(46)-N7)-methyltransferase TrmB: MMSRNKLKKFSRLENMSHVIQPKREDLLNDKFKLKGSWLSLFNNNNPIIVELGCGKGEYTVALAKMFPNYNYIGIDIKGSRIYSGAKIVDDLQLNNVLFIRTQIEYLESIFAEDEIFEIWITFPDPQIKFNRRKKRLTSLKFLAIYKTILIDNGCVNLKTDSIFLHGYTLGLLENGPFKILQSSHDIYALNEVDKSLNIKTYYEKIFLEKKQEISYLKFSFL; encoded by the coding sequence ATTATGTCAAGAAACAAATTGAAAAAATTTTCAAGGCTTGAAAATATGTCACATGTAATTCAACCAAAAAGAGAGGACCTGTTGAATGATAAGTTTAAATTAAAAGGTTCTTGGCTAAGTTTGTTTAACAATAATAATCCTATTATTGTAGAACTAGGTTGTGGAAAGGGGGAGTATACAGTAGCCTTAGCAAAAATGTTTCCAAACTATAATTATATTGGGATTGATATAAAAGGTTCGAGAATCTATTCAGGTGCTAAAATAGTTGACGACTTACAATTAAATAATGTGTTATTTATTAGAACTCAGATTGAGTATCTAGAGTCTATTTTTGCTGAGGATGAAATTTTTGAAATCTGGATTACTTTTCCAGATCCTCAAATAAAATTTAATAGAAGAAAGAAAAGATTAACTTCTTTAAAGTTTTTAGCGATATATAAAACAATTTTAATTGACAACGGTTGTGTTAATCTTAAAACTGACAGTATATTTCTACATGGATATACGTTAGGGCTATTAGAAAATGGTCCTTTTAAAATTTTACAAAGCTCCCATGATATATATGCTTTAAATGAAGTAGATAAAAGTTTAAATATCAAGACTTATTATGAGAAAATATTTTTAGAAAAAAAACAAGAAATCAGCTATCTTAAATTTTCTTTTCTTTAG
- a CDS encoding sensor histidine kinase: MIVKFLKLLLLTLISSSLILFVILLLTNSINITYGIFWKLICFNSLIISLSLIFWMKLFTVKKIDDKKIKTENSSEKYRSEFLGNVSHELKTPIFNIQGYVETLISGALYDSSVNKKYLKRTSKSVDRLIYIIRDLESIGQLESDELSLEFSNWKLKPLIDEIIEQFEIKANKKKIKLLHDKKSTNFHVKGDKDKMSQVLSNLISNSIKYGKRGGVTKISCHQTKETCVVSVKDDGIGIAEKNIKRLFERFYRVDKSRSRDQGGTGLGLAIVKHILEAHNQTINVKSTVNKGTEFSFSIDCSSCNKK; this comes from the coding sequence ATGATTGTGAAGTTTTTAAAATTATTATTATTAACATTAATATCCTCATCACTGATTCTTTTTGTTATACTATTATTAACAAATAGTATAAACATTACATATGGGATATTTTGGAAATTAATTTGTTTTAATTCATTAATAATTTCTTTATCATTGATTTTTTGGATGAAACTATTTACTGTTAAAAAAATAGATGATAAAAAAATCAAGACTGAAAATTCTTCAGAAAAATATAGAAGCGAGTTTTTGGGTAATGTTTCTCACGAATTAAAAACTCCTATTTTCAATATTCAAGGTTATGTAGAGACATTAATTAGCGGTGCTTTATATGATAGTTCTGTAAATAAAAAATACTTAAAGAGAACAAGTAAGAGTGTGGATCGCTTAATATATATTATTAGAGACTTGGAATCAATTGGACAATTAGAATCGGATGAGCTTTCTCTAGAATTTAGTAATTGGAAATTAAAACCTCTTATTGATGAAATTATTGAGCAGTTTGAAATAAAAGCTAATAAAAAGAAAATAAAATTATTGCATGATAAAAAAAGCACAAATTTTCATGTAAAAGGAGATAAGGATAAAATGTCCCAGGTTTTATCCAATTTAATTTCCAACTCAATCAAATACGGAAAGCGAGGGGGGGTCACAAAAATAAGTTGTCATCAAACTAAAGAGACATGTGTAGTCTCAGTTAAGGATGACGGAATAGGAATAGCAGAAAAAAATATTAAACGTTTATTTGAAAGATTTTACAGAGTAGATAAAAGTAGATCTAGAGATCAGGGTGGTACCGGCCTTGGTTTAGCAATTGTTAAACATATATTAGAAGCGCATAATCAAACCATTAATGTTAAAAGTACAGTTAATAAAGGTACTGAGTTTTCATTTTCAATAGATTGTTCCAGTTGCAATAAAAAATAA